In Accipiter gentilis chromosome 17, bAccGen1.1, whole genome shotgun sequence, one DNA window encodes the following:
- the CHST14 gene encoding carbohydrate sulfotransferase 14, whose protein sequence is MFPRPAFPGEVRRAAASGRSRSRPRVVGGGGGTVLLPSMLMFGVILASSGLLLMIEKGILAEVKPPPLHPAAGELSRRGIGVGGAGGEEEEEAGGELEREVLRDIRNRTIRAVCGQRAMPRSVWELPAGQRRTVLRHLLVSDKYRFLYCYVPKVACSNWKRILKVLDGALESVDVKLKMDHKSDLVFLGDMKPDEISYRLKNYYKFVFVRNPMERLLSAYRNKFGEIKEYQQKYGVEIVRRYRKNGGNSAGDDVTFSEFLRYLLDEEAERMNEHWMPIYNLCQPCAVRYDFIGSYERLNADANYVLERVRSPSFVRFPERQSWYKPVTAETLHYYLCNTQRRLIKELLPKYILDFSLFAYPLPNITSEFCRQ, encoded by the coding sequence GGTGAGGCGGGCGGCCGCCTCGGGCCGCAGCCGGTCCCGGCCTCGGGtggtcggcggcggcggcggcaccgtgcTGCTGCCCTCCATGCTGATGTTCGGCGTGATCCTGGCCTCCAGCGGGCTGCTCCTCATGATCGAGAAGGGTATCCTGGCCGAGGTGAAGCCGCCGCCGCTGCacccggcggcgggggagctctCCCGGCGAGGCATCGGCgtcggcggcgccggcggcgaggaggaggaggaggccggcGGCGAGTTGGAGCGCGAGGTGCTGCGGGACATCCGCAACCGCACCATCCGCGCCGTCTGCGGGCAGCGGGCCATGCCCCGCAGCGTCTGGGAGCTGCCGGCCGGTCAGCGCCGGACGGTCCTCCGGCACCTCCTGGTCAGCGACAAGTACCGCTTCTTGTACTGCTACGTGCCCAAGGTGGCCTGCTCCAACTGGAAGCGCATCCTGAAGGTGCTGGACGGGGCGCTGGAGAGCGTCGACGTCAAGCTGAAGATGGACCACAAGAGCGACCTGGTGTTCCTGGGCGACATGAAGCCGGACGAGATCAGCTACCGCCTGAAGAACTACTACAAGTTCGTCTTCGTGCGCAACCCCATGGAGAGGCTGCTGTCGGCCTACCGGAATAAATTTGGGGAGATCAAGGAGTACCAGCAGAAGTACGGGGTGGAGATCGTCAGGCGGTACCGGAAGAACGGGGGGAACTCGGCGGGCGACGACGTGACCTTCTCCGAGTTTCTCCGGTACCTGCTGGACGAGGAGGCGGAGCGGATGAACGAGCACTGGATGCCCATCTACAACCTGTGCCAGCCCTGCGCCGTCAGGTACGACTTCATCGGCTCCTACGAGCGGCTGAACGCGGACGCCAACTACGTCCTCGAGCGAGTCCGGTCGCCCTCCTTCGTCCGCTTCCCCGAGCGGCAGTCGTGGTACAAGCCCGTGACGGCGGAAACGCTCCATTACTACCTGTGCAACACCCAACGCCGCCTGATAAAAGAGCTGTTGCCAAAATACATCCTGGATTTCTCCCTCTTTGCCTACCCCCTTCCCAACATAACCAGCGAATTCTGCAGGCAGTGA